CATGAACATCATCTCCACCCAATCGCCTTTTTCCCTCGGATTTCGCGGTCCCCTAGCCGCAAAATCCTTAAGCTTCTTCTCGAGGTTCTTAAGGATTGGGTCGAATTCTGCCTGACTTGGCATCACCGAGACCTGAGCAGACGCTGCAATTACCGCACAAGAGGACAACAGACGCTACGGAGAGGGTGCAAAATCTCTTCATTGCAAGCTCCTGGGGCAGGAAGAAAGCTGATTCTGAGCCTCAGAACTGGACGTGTCAATTCCTGGGCGGGAAGCGATGTCGCGAGGGTAGGGCTCCCTCAGGAGGATGGCCCATACAAAGAATGGGTGCCCAGACGGGCCGCTTTTGCTCGTGTGGGATCCGCGTGTATCCGCGCGAAATGAAGTTTCTCGGCCATGAGGGACCTGCCCGGCGATAGGGGTCCTTCGACTACGCTCGGCTGCGCCTCCCCTTCGAAGACTCAGGGTCAGGATGACAAAGGGTGGAGAGTGGTGCTGACCCGATCGACTGACGTCGCGGGTTGCGGCACTGGCGAGGTTCCTCACGGCCAAGGCCGTTCGGGATGACAGGGGCGATAGGGTACGGGCGAGCCGATGGACTGACGTCGCGGGCAGCGGCACTGGCGAGATCCCTCACGGCCAAGGCCGTTCGGGATGACAGGGGTGGAGGGCATGGGTGAGCCGATGGACTGACCTCGCGGGGAGCGGCACTGGCGAGGTCCCTTCGGCTTCACCTCAGGGCAGGCTCCTCACGGCCAAGGCCGTTCGGGATGACAGGGGTGGAGGGTGAGCCGATGGACTGACGTCGCGGGTTGCGGCACGGGCGCAAGGCCGCTCGGGGCTGAAGCCCCTCGGGATGACAAACGCGCAAGTTTGACGGGCACGTCACTGACAACTTCTACGAAAATCTATACCAGTGTCATCCTGAGGGGCTTTCAGGCCCGAAGGGTCTCGCAAAATGTTGAACCCACGATGCGGTGAGTCGGACCGCCCGAAATGTTTCTACGTGTACATCATGGCCAGCGCCAATCGTGTGCTTTACATCGGAGTGACCAACGCTCTGCATCGCCGCGTATGGCAGCACAAGTTCGAGGACATCGAGGGCTTCACCAAGAGGTACAAAGTCACGAAGCTTGTCCATTGGGAGTCGTTCGATGACGTTCGCAACGCGATCAGTCGTGAGAAAGCGCTGAAGGGGTGGAGGCGCGAGAAGAAGGTGGCGCTGATCGAAGAGCGGAACCCCAAGTGGAAGGACCTGGCGGCAGCGTGGTATGGGCAGTCGAACGAGAAGATACGCAGACGTTTTGCGCGGGAGAACGAAGAGGTCTTGTCAGAGACTGGGGTCGAGCCAATCGACTGACGTCGCGGGCAGCGACACCCGGCGAGGTCCCTTCGGCTTCACCTCAGGGCAGGCTCCTCGCGGCTTGAAAGCCGCTCGGGATGACAGAAGAAAGACTTCAGTCCAAGCCGTAAGCGTGGATTTTGTTCAAGAGCGTCTTGTAAGAGATGCCGAGGCGTTGGGCGGCGGTGGCCTTGTTCCACTTGCACTCGCGCAAGGTGGCTTCGATGCGGGCGCGCTCGACACCCGCGGTCTCGGCGAGCGAGCCGGCGGAAGCGGCGGCGGCGCGCAGGTTGGCGGAGAGCCCGAGGTCGGCGGCGTCGAGCTCGCCCTCGTTGAGGATGGCGGCGCGCTCGGGCCGCGCCTATCGAGAACGAAAGATGTTAGTCACCGAGGGAGCTGGAGAGGCCGGCCTTGCGGATCTCGTCGCGGATCTTCTCCAGTTCCGCCTGGGCGTCGGCCAGCTGCTTGCGCAGGTCGTCCATCTCCTTGTTGTGCTTGTCGGTCTCGTCCTTGTACTTCTTGGGATCGAGCAGGGCGTTGCCGGCCTCGGTGTACCAATCAATGCTATGCAACTTGAATTCGCGCTCGGAGACGTCCATGTTGCGCCGGATCTCGGCGATCTTGGTCTTGGCCTCGGCGACCTTGCCTTTGAATTCCTCAGCCGCTTTGTTCATCTCCTCGGCCTTGGCCTTCTCGTCCTCGGCCTTGGTCTTCTCGTCCTTGGCCGCGCTCTTGTCGGCGTCAGAGTCGGCCGGGGCGCTGGTGGTGGCACTGGCTGCGGCCGCGGGCGACGAACCGATATCGTCGTTGGTGTAGACCTTGGTGGTGGGCGAGGCGGGCTTCTGCTGTTCCCTTTGCTTGCGGGCGTAATCGCCCAAGGAGACTTCCTGGGCCGCGGCGCCGAGCGCCAAACCCATCAACAGAGCTGCGAGCGTGAGATTCCACATCCGCTTCATAGCGACCTTCCTGACTGTTCCTGGGTTACCTAAAGTGTAACCCCGAGGTGTCTGCCGGTTCAATATGTTATCCCGCTTCCACGGCAGTCTTGGCCGGCTTCTCCGCAGGAAACGAGAGGGTAAACGTGGTGCCTTGGCCGTCACTGGAGACGGCGATGGCGCTACCATCTCGGCGCGCTCGCTGGTCTCGCGCCTTAATTCGCTGACCCCGCGGAAGAGGTCGCGGGCGTGCATGCCGAAGGCGGTGCCATATCCCAGGATGCGACGGGCGGCCTCGTTGGCCTGACGCACCGTGCCGGTGTTGTTGAAGAGCAAGACGCCGCTGGTCAGGTTGGAGAGCAGGACATCGCTGAGGGTCTGGGAGGCGGCGGCGCGCTCGGTGGCCTGCTGGCGGACGCGCTGCAGCTCCTGCTCCTTCTCCTTCAACTGCTGGATGACCCCGTGATAGGCGGCGAGCTGGAACTCGGGGCCGTCCACCGAGGTGCGGCGCTCCGCGTCTTCGCCGGTGAGGCCGCGGCGCAGGCGGCGCATCAAGAAGATGCCGACGATGAAGAGGAAGGCTGCAGCGACGAACACCACCGCCATGCGCAGCAGCAGGGGATCGGTGAGCCATTTCATCGGTACAGCCCCAGGTACCAGCGCAGCACGCTTTCGCCGAAGAAGACCGAGAGCATGGCCATGCTGCCGAGGAAGACGCCAAAGGGCATCTCGTAACGGCGATAGACGACGAGGGCGGACTTCCAGGCGCGCTTGCGAGCCCGAGCGGCGTCCTCATGGGTGCGCGCCAGACGGCGGCGGGTACGCTGCATCCAGACCATGAGCATGGTGCCGACGCCGAAGAACGTGCCCGCCAGGGAGGCGGCAAAGATAGTGAGCACGGTGAGCTTGACGCCGAGAAAGGCGCCGACCATGGCCATCAGTTTGACGTCCCCCAGGCCCATGCCTTCGATGCCGCGGGCATGGTAGTAGAGCGCGCCGGCGCCGTAGATGAAGGAGGCCCCAACCAGGGCGCCGAGACCGGCATCGAGCAACGAGGCCCAAGGAGTGGGCGGCGGAGCAATCCCCAGGAACCGCCGCAGCACGAAGCCGGCGGCGTCATCGACCGGGGCCAGGAAGCTGAAACCGATGCCCAGGGCCAGGCCGGTCAGGGTCAGGGAATCAGGGAGCAGCTTGTGTTCGGCGTCGGTGAAGATGAGACCCAGGATAAGGAAAGAGAAGACGGCGAACTTCAAACCGAGAGGGTTGAAGCCGAAGACGTAGTAACAGGCGAGAAAAAGCAGTCCGGTGAGGAGTTCGACGATGGCGTAGCGGGGAGAGATGGGAGCGCGGCAGTCGCGGCATCGCCCACCCAGAAGCAGCCAACTCAGGACGGGAATGTTGTCGTACCAGCGGATGGGGTGGCGGCACTTGGGGCAGGCGGAGGGCGGGCTGACGATGGAGAGGTCGCGGCGGGTGACGCCGCGCGCCGACAGTTCCTGGTCGCTGTAGCACCGCAGGGCGAGGCGGTGGATGCAGACGTTCAAGAAGCTCCCGAACACCAGGCCGAAAAGGAATACGGCCGCGCCGAGCACATGGGTGTCGATCATCGCGCTCTCAGGGGGATTGAGGGGATTATACGTCGGAATGGGCGCCGGGCCCGGTTACCGTGGGAGGTGACCGGGCAGTACCCAGTACTCGGTACTCAGTACTCAGTGCGGCGAATCAGTCGCGGAATCGGAGGAGGTGGCCCTCGAGTAGGAGGGCGCCGTCGGCGTTGGGCGGGACCTCGCCGGCCCAGTCAACCCGGGTGCGGTTCACCAGGCGCATCTCGGGAGGCCCGGTCTCCCACTCACCAGCGGCGTTCTCTCGAATCGGAAAAGAGTAGCCGGGCGCGTACTCGTCCGGGTCGCTGTGCTGCCACTCGAGCAAGCTGGCTTCGAGGGAGTCACTGAGGGCCTCGCCGGGGCGGAGGCACAAGACCCACTCATGGCGGGTGTCGATGGCACAGGCGCCCCGCTCGACGCCGACAATGGCTTGCTTGACGGTGGCGCCGTGCGCATGCGCGATGTTCAGGGTGTCATCGTCGGAGGCGCTGTCGATGATGAGGACCTCATCGCAGGGCCGCAGGGAATCCAGGGTGCGGCCGATGCGGGCGGCGTCATTATGGGTATGGATGAGGGCGGAGATCTTCGGCATTTGATTCCCACCCAAGGCCTGGGTTGGGTCCCTAATGATAGAGCGAGCTCGCTCCGCGAACTAGGGGCGGCAGGGCCGCCCCAATGAGGCCCGTGCGAGGGCGCACGGGCTACAAGTCCCGTTCACTGCTACTCCGGCCGGCGCTTCAAGACCGGAGCGTTACTGTCACCCGGCTGGGGCTGCGAAGTGGAGTCATCGGAATAGACCCGGGTGCCGCTCCCCTCGCTGGGAGGGTTGTACTCGCTGATGGTTCGTCCGGAGCGAGTGATGCTGGCGGCAGGCGTGACCGTGAGCGGGCTCTGCAAGCGGAAGGTCAAGAGTTGTTCCGGCTTGATGTGGATCTGCTGGCCCTTGGTCGCGGCCTGGACACCGGTGCCGGCGCCGGCGCCGACGGTGGCGCCGATGGCGGCGCCTTTGCCGCCGCCGATGATGCCACCCAGGATGGCGCCCACGGCGGCGCCACCGCCCACCTTGGCGGCGGTGTTCTTGCCCCGCGAAGCGCCCTGGCGCGAATACTGGTCGGTCTGCAGGTTGTAGCGGCGCCCGTTGATGCTCAGGCTGGTGAGCTCGAGTGCGATCTCGGATTGGCCGGTGAAATGACCGGAGCTGCGCAGCTCCGCGACCCGCCCCTCGATGTCGGCGCCCTGAGGCAGAACGACCTGATCGTTGATGCTGATGGGCGTGTCCAGGGTGGCGCGGAAGCGGTCGCCGATCTGGTTCCGGTCAGAGTCGATGGGATCGATCATGCGCACTGAGAGCACAGTGCCGGGCTCGACGGTGACCGGCTTCGGCGGCGGAGGCGCCGCCGGGGTGCGATCGGCCACGGGGGCCGGGGTCACTGCGGGCCCGGCCGGTTGAGCCGGGGCCGCCTGCTGCAGATCCGAACTGCGGCGAGGCGCGCCGGCAACATGGCGGGGCGAAGGCTTGCGGGCCGGGGCCGGAGCCGGCTCCGGCTGGGACATCGCCATGGGTTGGGGAGGCGGCGGAAGCTGCGCCTGGGCGACGGTCAGATTGTTGACCACGGTGCGCACGCCGTCCACCATGGCGGCATCGTTGGCGGCGGTAACGCGCTCTATCTCGCTGCCCACGCTGCCCGACAGGGTCACGATTCCGTTGTTGGAGGAGACGGTGACCTGCTTGGTGGGGACGTTGTTGTCGGCCAGGATCTTCTGCTGCACGTCGCCGGCGATCTGGGCGTCGCTGCGGGCGCGGTTGCAGCCGACACTCAGGCCCAATATCACGAAGACAAGGAGAACCGTAACGATGTAACTCCAGCGCGAACTCATAGTGACTCCCATAAAAGCGCGGTCAATGGTTTGCATGCTTAGATGCAGAGCCCGGTCCAGCGACTGTCTGCGGCCAGTTTTTTCCCTCCTGGTGGAACCCCTTCCAGCAACACAAGTTGCGCACGTGCAACGCCGGTAACTTGGGGATTCCGCCGGGGCTGTGATAAATGTCTGAACAGCCTATGGTCAACGTGGAACGATCCGAATTCGACCCCAAGGAAGGGCGTTGCCAGTACTACGTCCTGCTGAAGCCGAATGTCTCCAAGGAAGAGGTGGAGGTGCACATGCGGGTGCCGGTGGAGGTGGGGATCTCGATCTCGGAGACGGGCGAACTAGCGGACCTGAGCTTCGTGGTGCCGAAGAAGTATCGTAGCGACCACGCGCTCTCCTTCCTGAAAGCGCACCGGGACAGCGCCAGCTACGTGGACCCGCGGGTGTTCATCTCCATCCCCGGGAGCAGCGGCGACTCGGTGCTATCGGCGGCCGCCAACCTGGAAGTGGACGCCGCCGGGCGGATCGTGGGCGTGGACATCCACTAGCTCAATCGCCCGCTGAAGCGGGCTTCGATCCATTTTGCGAACCTTACCCACCGCTGACGCGGTGGGCTACTTTCAAGCGCCCGCAAAAGCGGGCTGATGCCGGCCCTAGGTGGCGGCGGCCAGGAGGCCGGCGCCGGAGGCGGCATGGCGGGCGCGCTTCAACTCGCTCACGTCGCCCATGACGATGATCACCGTCCCCGCCACGACCTGATGGTTATCAGGAGGGTTGGGGAGGAAGGAGCCGTCACCCTGGCGGATGGCCAGCGGCAGCAGGTTGAACTTGTGGCGCAGGTCGATGCGCTGCAGGGTAGAGCCGATCCAGGGCGATCCGGCATTGACGTCGATCTCCTCGATGCGCAGAGTGCGGCCGTGTTCCTTGAGCATGATGTCGAGGAAGCCGACCACGTGGGGGCGGAGGGCCTCGCTGGCCATGCGCATGCCTCCGATGCGGTTGGGGGAGACGGTGGAATTGGCCCCGGCCTTCATCAGGCGGTCGGCAAAGCGTTGCTCGGTGCAGCGGGCGATGATGCGCAGCTGAGGGTTCTTCTGGCGGGCGACGACGGTGATGACCAGGTTGTCCTTGTCGGAAGCGAGGGAGGCGATGAGGCCCTTGGCGCGCTCGATGCCGGCCTGATCGAGGGTGGTCTCGTCGGTGGCGTCGCCGATGATGGAGAGGATCTCGTTGTAAGCGGGGTCGTGCTCCTGCAGCTTCTTGATGTTGTCCTCGGTGTGCTCGACGACCACGTAGGGGGTGCCGGTCTTGTGGAGCTCCTCGACCGCGAAACGCCCGGTGTCGCCCAGGCCGCAGACAATGTAATGGTGTTTGAGAGCTTGGATCCGTTTGAGCATCTTGCGTCTCCAGAAGATGTTGGTGATCTCGCCTTCGACCAGGAAAGCGGTCACCACCGAGAACATGTAGACGGTGATGGTGACGCCGAACAGCACGATGAACATGTTGAAAATGCGCAGGGCGGGGCTGTGGCTGGTGTCCACGATCTCGCCGTAGCCGACCCCGGCGACGGTGATCACGGCCATGTACAGGGCCTGCAGGAACGAAACGTCGTGGCCGCCCAGGAGGCGGTATCCGGCCACCGCGAGGGCGGTGAAGACCAGCACGATGAGCAGCGCCTGGGCGAGTCTGCGGCGTATATCCATGTGCAGCGCGGGTCTCGGGGAAGGGGGAAGCGAGCGGATTGTAGCACGTAAGTGCCTGCCACGGACTTGCGCGGATAGCGTGGATTGAGGGGAATGCAGGCCCGGTCCGGGAGCAGGAATCCCAGAAATCTGCGCCGCGGCAGCGAAGTCGCAGTACACTCATGCCCCATGCAGGATGCGACGGCGTTCATCCTCGCCGGGGGCAGGAGTTCGCGCATGGGGTGCGACAAGGCCCTGCTCGAATTCGACGGTCAAACCTTGCTGGCGCGCGCGTTGCTAAAGGCGCGGGCCGTGGCCGGGCGGGTCTGCATCGTGGGGACGCGGGAAAAGTTCGAACTGTTCGGACCGGTGATCGAGGACGAGTACACCGACCGCGGACCGCTGGCCGGCATCCACGCCGCGCTGCAGGCCACCACCACCGACCTGAACCTGGTGCTGGCGGTGGACATGCCGTTCCTGCCGGAAACCGCGCTCAAGTACCTGCTGGACCAGGCGCGGGCGTGCGATGCGGTGGTGGTGGTGCCGCGGGTCAACGGCTTCCACCAGACGCTGTGCGCGGTGTACCGGCTGGAATTCGCCGCCCTGGCCGAAGAAGCGTTGCGCGCGGGCAACAACAAGATCGATCCACTCTATGCGCGGACGTCGGTGCGGGTGGTGGAAGAAGCGGAGCTGGCCGAGGTTGATATCGTTCCCGCGATGTTCGACAATCTGAACACGCCGCAGGACCTGGAGCGAGCCTTCCGCGCCGGTCCGGTCCGGACCGCATGAGTCACGAGAACCAGCCCTATATCGAATTCCAGGACGTCTCCAAGGCGTTCGGCAAGCACGTGGTGCTGGACCACGTGGGCTTCCAGGTGACGCCGGGCGAGACCCTGTGCATCCTGGGGCGCTCGGGGGTGGGCAAGTCGGTGTCGCTGCACATCATCATGGGCTTCCTGAAAGCCGACTCGGGGCGCGTGGTGGTGGCCGGGGAGGACGTCGCCGGGTACAGCGAGAAGGAGATGGAGCGCATCCGCAAGAAGGTCACCATGGTCTTCCAGAACGGGGCCCTGTTCGACTCGCTGACCGTGGGGGAGAACGTGGCCTTCCCGCTGCGCGAGCGGCGCGACCTGGACGAGGTGCAGGTGTACCAGGTGGTGGACGGGCTGCTGGAGATGGTGGGAGTGAAGCAGTTCCGCGACCAGTTGCCCTCCGAGCTCTCGACCGGGATGAAGCGCTCGGTGGCCATCGCGCGCGCCCTGGCGGCCCAGCCGGAGTGCATCCTGTACGATGAGCCCACCACGATGGTGGACCCGCTGATGGCGCAGCTTCTAGGAGATCTGATCAAGAAGTTAAAGTTCCAGTTGAAGCTGACCTCGATCGTGGTCACGCACGACATGCGGCTGGCGGAGAAGCTGGCCGACCGGCTCGTCTTCCTGCACGAAGGCAAAGCCATCTTCTTCGGACCCTACCGGGAGATGGAGCGCAGCGACCATCCCGTGCTCCGGCAGTTCCTGGAACTCGACGAGCTGGTGCTGCCCGGGCAGCAGTCCAGCTTCTCGCAGCCGCCCCCGAGCCCACCGGGCCGCTAATCAGGGCGGCGACGCTGTTCGTCGTGGTATTCGGAACAGAGCCCGCTAGAAACCTTCGCTGACCAGTTTCTCCACGTTGATCTCGCGCGGGGCCTCGCCCTTCAGCATCTTCTCGGCGTACTTGGCGATGATGTCGGCCTCGATATTGACCGGATCACCCGCCTGGAGCGACTTGAGGTTGGTGGCCTCGAAGGTGTGAGGAATGATGGCGACGGTCACCTTCGTCCCCTCGATCTGGGCGACGGTCAGGCTGATGCCTTCGATGGAGATGGAGCCTTTGAAGACGACGTATTTCACCAGATCAGCGGGAATCTCCACGTAGAGCCAGAAATCCTCCTTGCCCGGGATACGCTCCAGGCCGAGGAACTTGCCCACGCCGTCCACGTGTCCCTGGACGATGTGTCCGCCCATGCGGCCGCCGGCTTTCATGGGCAGCTCGAGATTGACCTCGGAGCCGGGCTTCAGGTGGCCGAGCGAGGTGCGGGCCAGGGTCTCGGTGGCCAGATCAAAGCCGAGGCGGTCGGGCTTGAGCTCCACCGCGGTCAGGCAGACGCCACTCACGGCGATACTGTCGCCCTTCTTCATCTCGCGGACAAGGTTGTTCGAGGAGACCACCAGGCGAGTGGTGCCGTTGCCAGAGGTGGCGCTGAGAACTTTGCCGACTTCTTCGATGAGACCGGTGAACATAACAATTCTCCGAAAAAAGTAGTCAGGAGTCGGGAGTCAGGAGTCGATTCAAATGGACATCTCGTATGGATCTCGCAAGTAACCCTCGACGGCGAAATCTTCGCCGAAGCGATGCAGGGTGATGTTCTTGACGTAGGCAGCCTCGCTGAGATGGCGGAAGCCGGCGCCGCCGGCGAAGGGCACCGAGCCGGTCCCGGCGAGGATCTTGGGTGCGTAGTACAGAAAGACCTTGTCCACGATGCCGGCGGCCAATGCCGCCCAGTTGACCAGGGCGCCGCCTTCGATGAGCAGGGAAGTGATCTCCATCGCGCCGAGAGCCTTGACGATGCGCGCCAGGTCGGGGCGGCCATCGTCGCCCGGTCCCAGCGCAACCTGTTCGACGCGGATGCCGCGCGCCTCCAGCGCCTTCCGCTTCTTCTCTTCGGCAAAGGAGCAGAAGACCAGGACGTCGTCTTTCACCGTCTTGGCGATGCGCGAGCCCGGGGGCAGCCGCAGCCTGGAATCGACGATGACGCGCAGCAGAGGCCGGCGGCGCGGTTCCCCGGTGCGGTCGGTGAGCAACGGGTCGTCGGCCACGATGGTGCCGACGCCCACCATGATGGCGTCGCTGGCATGACGCAGCAGCTGCACGTGGGCGCGGGCCTGTTCGCTGGTGATCCAGCCTCCGGTCGCGCCACCCGAGCCGAGCGCGGAGGGACTGTCGCTTTCGCCCGGAGGGGGAGCGATCTTGCCGTCCAGGGTCATGCCGGCCTTAAGGGTGACCAGTGGCAGCCTGGTCTTGATCCACTTGGCAAACCATTCGTTCAGCCGGGTGGCCTGGGGTTCGAGAATGCCTTGGGTGACCTTGATGCCGGCGGCCCGAAGGCGAGCGAAGCCCTTGCCTGCGACTCGCGGGTTGGGATCGTGGGTGGCGGCGACCACGCGCGCGATGCCGGCGGCGATGACGGCGTCCACGCAGGGACCGGTGCGGCCCTGGTGCGAACAGGGCTCCAAAGTCAGATAAAGAGTCCCGCCTTTGGCTTTCGCTCCGGCCTCTTCAAGGGCGAGGACCTCAGCATGCTTGACGCCGTTGTAGGTGTGGCTGCCGCGACCGACGATCTTGTCGGCGGAGTCCACGACGACGGCGCCGACGGCGGGGTTGGGCGAAGTGAGCCCGATGCCCCGGTAGGCGAGGTCGAGCGCCTGTTGCATGAACGGGATGTCAGCGGGATGAGTTCTCATATCAAGAAGCACTCAGTACTCGGCACTCAGTACCCAGTCCAAATCGAAATCTCGTGAAGTGAGTCGCCTTGTTCCGTTATGCAAATAAGGATTCCACAAAGTCGTGGGCCTTGAACGGCAGCAGGTCGGTGGCTTTCTCCCCGACGCCGACGTAGCGCACCGGCAGGCCGAGCTCACGGGAGATGGCCACCACCACGCCGCCCTTGGCGGTGCCGTCGAGCTTGGTCAGCACGATGCCGGTGACACCCGCCGACTGGGTGAACAGGCGGGCCTGCTGCAGGCCGTTCTGCCCGGTGGTGGCGTCCATCACCAGCAGGGTCTCGTGGGGCGCACTGGGCACCAGCTTCGAAGCCGAGCGGCGCATCTTGTCCAGCTCGGCCATCAAGTTTGACTTGGTATGGAGGCGGCCGGCTGTGTCCACGATCACATAGTCGGCCTTGCGGGACTTGGCGGCCTGCACGGCATCGTAGAGGACGGCGGCGGGATCGCCGCCGGGCTTGGTCTTGATGACCTCGGTCCCGGTGCGCTGTCCCCAGACCTCCAGCTGCTCGATGGCGGCGGCGCGGAAGGTGTCGGCGGCGCACAGCAGCACCGACTTGTTCTGGTTCTTCAGCGTCTGCGCCAGCTTGCCGATGGTGGTGGTCTTGCCGGTGCCGTTCACCCCGACCACCAGGATGACCTCGGGAGGTTCCACGGCTTTGGCCGGCTTCTCGGCGGCGGTCAGAATACCGGAGATCTCCTCTTTGAGCAGGCGCTTGAGCTCGTTCACGTCCTTGATCTGCCTGCGGTCGGCCTTATCGCGCAGCTTTTCGAGGATCTCGTGGGTGGTGGCGGCGCCGAGGTCGGCGGCGATGAGGGTGGCTTCGAGGTCGTCGAGGGTGGCGCGGTCGATCTCCTTGCCGATGGAGACGATGTCGTCGATGCGCTCGGCGAGGCTCTCGCGGGTCTTCGTGACCGCCTGCTTCATGCGGTCGAAGAAAGTGGGTTCCTGCTCGATGCTTCCAAAAAGCGTCTGGATAGGCATGAATGCGTCCGGCGTGCCGGAGGAAACAATCAATTATACGGATTCACCGCGGAGAGATTGGGTAATTGGGGAATTGGGTAATTGGGTAATTGAAAACCAAAACCTCAACACAAAGGACACGAAGGAGCACAAAGGCACACGAGGAAACATTGGGTAACTTGCAATCTCAATTACCCGATTACCCAATTTCCCAATTACTCAATCGCCTAGGACTTGGCGACGGAGACCGGCTGGGGAGCGGCACCGCCGGCAGCGGCGCCGGCGGGGACCGCCTCGGGCTGGACGGCGGCAGCGCGGCGGATCTTGAGGTCGCCGCGTTCGAAGACGGCGGTCAAGGCAGACACGACCTTGGGATCGAACTTGGTGTTGGCCAGCGAGTTGATGATGCGCACCACGTATTCGGGGTCCATCGCGGCCTGGTAAGGACGGTTGGTGGTCATGGCATCGAAGGTGTCGGCGACGGTGATGATACGGGCCACCAGCGGGATCTGGTCGCCCTTCAGGCCGTAGGGGTAGCCGCGGCCGTCGAGCGATTCGTGGTGCAGCTCGATGCCGGGGATCATGTCCTTCAGCATGGTGACCGGACGCAGGATGGTAGCGCCCTTGGTGGTGTGGGTCTTCATGATCTCGAATTCGTCAGGAGTGAGGGCGCCCGGCTTCTTGAGGATGCGGTCCTCGATGCCGATCTTCCCCACGTCGTGCAGTTGGGCCGAGATCTGGATCTTCTCCACCTCGTGCGGCTCCAGGCCGAGCTCCTTGGCCAGCAGGACGGAATACTTGGTGACGCGGTCGGAGTGGCCGCGGGTGTAGGGGTCCTTTTCGTCGACCGCGCCCGCGAGCATCTGGATGGAGCCCATGAACAGCTCGCGGTTCTCCTCGGCGGCGCGCTTGAGGTCCTGCACGAAGCGCTCCAGGTCCGAGGACATGGAGTTGAAAGTGTCGGCGAGCTCACCGAACTCGGTGCGGCTC
The Terriglobales bacterium genome window above contains:
- the ribD gene encoding bifunctional diaminohydroxyphosphoribosylaminopyrimidine deaminase/5-amino-6-(5-phosphoribosylamino)uracil reductase RibD, whose amino-acid sequence is MRTHPADIPFMQQALDLAYRGIGLTSPNPAVGAVVVDSADKIVGRGSHTYNGVKHAEVLALEEAGAKAKGGTLYLTLEPCSHQGRTGPCVDAVIAAGIARVVAATHDPNPRVAGKGFARLRAAGIKVTQGILEPQATRLNEWFAKWIKTRLPLVTLKAGMTLDGKIAPPPGESDSPSALGSGGATGGWITSEQARAHVQLLRHASDAIMVGVGTIVADDPLLTDRTGEPRRRPLLRVIVDSRLRLPPGSRIAKTVKDDVLVFCSFAEEKKRKALEARGIRVEQVALGPGDDGRPDLARIVKALGAMEITSLLIEGGALVNWAALAAGIVDKVFLYYAPKILAGTGSVPFAGGAGFRHLSEAAYVKNITLHRFGEDFAVEGYLRDPYEMSI
- the ftsY gene encoding signal recognition particle-docking protein FtsY, giving the protein MPIQTLFGSIEQEPTFFDRMKQAVTKTRESLAERIDDIVSIGKEIDRATLDDLEATLIAADLGAATTHEILEKLRDKADRRQIKDVNELKRLLKEEISGILTAAEKPAKAVEPPEVILVVGVNGTGKTTTIGKLAQTLKNQNKSVLLCAADTFRAAAIEQLEVWGQRTGTEVIKTKPGGDPAAVLYDAVQAAKSRKADYVIVDTAGRLHTKSNLMAELDKMRRSASKLVPSAPHETLLVMDATTGQNGLQQARLFTQSAGVTGIVLTKLDGTAKGGVVVAISRELGLPVRYVGVGEKATDLLPFKAHDFVESLFA